ATCATTGGAAAATAAACGATTAACCTAAATACACAGGTAGTTTATATTAGTTAagtttgtgaaatgtaaatttttaaaaaagccaaaaactATCTTAGATGTGATGGTCAAGTTGCAGCCATCTGACTCACCAGGTAGCCTACAAAGCACAGGTAAGCTACGGAGAGAAGAGCAGCGAACACGTAGAGCAGTACACTGTTCAGTGATGTCACGTAAACCACCACAAAGTACACGTTGATTGCACAAACGACCAGAATGACGACACCTCCAGAAATCTTCCACCACctacagaaaagagaaagacagttCACTGGACTattgagaattttttttcttagattGACCAATAATAGTCCATGTTGTGATGTTCTACAGTTTCTATTTCAAATCCTTGATAACATTATAGTGTTTTGTCCTGTCTAAATTCATTTCAGTGGCCTTGGATTTTatacttctgtttttcttttttgatttattttcagctGTAAAATCTCTAAATTGTAAAGTGTAAAATTTCTAACTGATTGAATGGAAACATTCACTCAGGACAACTCCAGCAGTCAAGCTGTGTTAgtctgtggaaaaacaaacaaaccaaaaaaaatacttcaactTTTACATCCTCAGTTTATATACCCTGGAAAAAACAGCCAGGACTCAATCTCTCATTTTTATACTTGgcttaaaacaaaattaaatgtatttaaaatgtccttGGTCTTAGTCCCCTACATTGTAAGACATCATACAGACTAGAGACCACAGTGGAAGTAGAAGCTGGGGTTTTGAGGATTGCGAATGTGAACTGTAAAAATTTACTTACAATGCATTTGCAAAGTCATTCATTATGGAAGTCATACTGGTGAAGGTCAGAATTGGGATCAAAGCAAATGGTAGCTGTTGAATGTACAGAGAAGTTACACTGAATATACAGGAATTGTTCCAATAATCAAGACAAGTAAAATGAGCCTATGTAAGAAGATTTGTAAAACTTTATacagaatacattttcaaatttttcttGATGACTGGACCAGACCTGCATGCTTTGAAGGACATTGAGGAAGTCATTCATCCCTGTAAGATGCCGAACATCCTGGAAAATGGCTACCAGAAGTGTAGGTGTGATAGCGATGGAGCGTGTCAGCAGCACCCGTGCGAAACGAGACCACCGCAGGTTCAGAAAACCCTTAGCAAACAGGGAAGCACAAGCATGAGTATAAACAATAACCATACATACACACCTACAGGAGATTTGTGAACTATGGGTGTTCTCACCTCCATGACAAACTGTCCCGAGTAAGTGCCTGTCATGGTGGAGCTCTGTCCAGCTGCCAGGATTCCTATAGCCCAAATGTAGAGAGCTGCAGGCCCAAACACACAGCCCAGGACCACTCCCTGAACAGAGAGATCAAGACAgatgaatctaatctaattttcCACCTACCCAACCATCTcttcagagaaagagaggtggTTATTTAATAATGTAGGGCTGTTTATCTATCAACaaacagagagggaaaagaaaaactgaaatgcttttaaaactgCTTATAAATGATCTCcctatataaaacatttatctaAAGATAAAGATTTCCAGAAAATAAAGTTCAGATTAATAACCTGAATTTaagctttgtgtctttttccttGTTAAGCCAAGCAGTGGTTTTAAGGGGCAGAACGAGAGAAAACTTGAGCAAATCTCAAATTCACGCCACATAAAGATTCAACGCAGatcttttcaaaaataaataacataaatccTTATTTTTGAGATAATATTGCCCGCCAAATTGTCTTTTCTAATCTTTAAAATGCAAGAATTAGATTTTATGGATATTTATTGCTGTCTTATTGATGACCCAACATACCCCTTTGTAGATATCCACCTCAAGCGTGTCATTGTTGTAAGGGAAGACATTGGTGTGAGGGATGCCACTTGCATTGCACTTTTCACTCTGCAATGGGGGATACACATACAATAAGCAACAactttatcatcatcatctttgtgctaaaactgaaaaaaacaacacgaGCTTCAGCAGTACTCAGAGCACTGCAAATATTCTTAATACTGTACACCCACCACTTCAATGTTGGTTTTATCATAGAACGCCTCAGCAAAGACTGCTACAACAAAGACGTTGATGAGAAAGGAGACAAACAAAGCAATGGAGGATTCGATGAAGAAGTACTTGTTGGCTTCCTTtacttcctttttatttttgcgaTCAACTTCTCGAGACTGGAACATGAGAAAAGAAATGGTACAAAACTTAACcttcatcaaacacacaaaaaaacctgcATATTTCAGTAAGTCGTGCTTGccaaaaagaatatttttacataAGCTCTGAATCTGCAtgtaacaacaaatatatttctaaCCTTGACCAGCGCCGAGTGTAGGTAAATGTTGTGGGGCATGATGACAGCGCCTACGACTCCCACAGCCTGCTCTAGCTGCACAGGCCCACAGCCAGCACAGTAGGGTAAAAACATTCCCTTTAGCAGCTCCCCTTGATCTGGCTTCACTAGCACATACTACAGAAaggccaaacaaaaaaaaacaataagagtGAAATAAAGGTGTCGTGAACATGTTTGTAAAAACTGCTAATGATATTTAAAAGGTTCAGGAGCTTTACCTCGTAACCAAAGCTAAGACCCATAACAGTTATGAGAAAGCCAAAGAAAGCTTCAAGTTTCCTCAGCcctgcaaacagacaaacagtaaaaaaaaaatcactggatAATACACAGCTTTACAAGTACTTATCAGTAACTAGTGACTGcatatttacaaaagaaaatcatatACCATATTTGTCTAGAAAGAGGAACACAAATGTATCTGTAATGGTAATGAGGACTCCTGCCCACAGTGGGAtcctggcagagagagagaattaatttttgttcaatattttcTCACAACTACAGATATTTACTGTTTGTAAGTCCTGTTTGTTACCTCCCCACAGAGAGAAGATTGAGAGCTATTGCACAACCGATGACCTCTTGCATGTCTGAGCCAATAATCGCCAATTCAACCATCAGCCAAAGGATGATTCGTGGAACCtgacaaagaaaattattaaatagaaaataagagCTAAACAGATTATATTTGTTAGCAAATTTTTATTATGTCTTATAAAAGAGATTTGCATATTTGACCTCTCAGTACCTAACTAATATCTAAAAAAATGACACTGTCAATGACACGTGTATACTGACTCATACAATTACACCCCTGGAACAAGTAAGTTACTGTACAATAAGGAAGAGAAAGTTCAGATATAAAATCAGAGTGGAGGAAATGCTCACAGTGGGATACTGGCGATTGCAGACTTCAGCCAGGTGCATCCCCGTGACAACGCCAAGCCGTGCAGCTAACCTCTGCAACAGCAGTCCAATGATGGTGGATACAAGGAGCACCCATAACAGCTGAGCAAATAACACAAACTCATTACTTGTTGCTTAAACTTCCTTCGTGACAGactgaaaaatttaaataactgCTGCAAATACAAATTATGTTCATTGTGGATAATGCAATGCACTAAAGCTGGAATTCAAAACTAGTATTTCTTTatcataaaacaatacaataatataCAAAATGCCAGTATCCGTTATAAATTGCATCAGTAACAAGATGTATGCACAGTTTACAAAAATACTTACTGTGTAACAAATAGTTGTTACACAATATAAATGTTAATGGTTTTCCTAAATCTAAAAAACCTTATAAAGTCAACTCCAAGGACATAtggtgcattcagaaagttttcagaccctcTTCCctattttcaattttgttatgttgcagcctgatactacagtggTTTAAATTCCttaattttctcattaatctacactcagtaccacataaaaacaaagtgaaaactgaattttagaaatctttgtaaatttattaaaataaaaaaaatggaaacttCACGCCTACATAAGTATTTATACTGTTTGCTCAGTGCTTTCTCGAGGCACATTTGCCAGCAATTACAGTTTCGAGTCTTTTTAGGTATGACAcgacaagctttgcacacctggattgggGCATTTTCTGCCATCCTTCTTTGCAAATACTCTctagctcagtcaggttggatggggaccaTTGGagaacagccattttcaggtctctccaaaGATGTTCCatagggttcaagtcagggGTCTGGCTGGGCCACTGTAGGACATTCACGGAGTTGTCCATAAGCCACTCTTGTGTTGCCTTGGTTGTGTGCTTAGAATTTCTGTCATGTTGGAAGGTCAACCTTTGGCCCAATCTGTGGTCCTGAGCAAAGTGGAACTGTTTTTATTGAGGATATCCCTGTACTTAACTATATTCAGCTTTTCCTCAACCCTGACAACTCTCTCATTCCTTGCTGCtaaaaacacccccacagcatgatgctgccaccaccatgcttcattGTAGTGAAGCATGGTGTAGTATTGGGCAGGTGATgagcctggtttcctccagacataacaTCTACAATTGAAACCAAACAGTTTAATCTATGtatcatcagaccagagaatcttgTTTTTCACAGTCTGAGTCTTTCAGGAGCTTTGTTGGCATCTCCAATGTGGCTAGGAGATCAGAActtggaagagttctgtttgtGCTCAACTTCTTCAGTTTGAAAATTATTGGAGGCCATTGTGCTCTTGTGAAACTTCAGTGCAGCAAAAACTGTTTTGTAGACTTCCCTAGATCTATGGTTTACAATAATCCTCATTGCTCTGCAGGCAGTTACTctgacctcatggcttttgctcTAATACAGTATGCATTATCAGCTGTGAGTCCTTCTAAAGAGAAGTGTGTGCCTTTTCAGATCATGTCCAATAAATCTTATTtaacacaggtggactccagtcaatgtgtagaaacatctcagcaaagATCAAGAAAAATGCAAGGCACCAGAGCTAAATTgcaagtgttgttgcaaagggtctgaatactgaTGTATGtgtgatattttagtttttattttgtaataaatttacataattaacagacatttctaaaattttgttttcactttgttattTTGAACTACTGAGTGTAggttaatgagaaaaaaactgtagtaTGAAGAGACTAAtcaataaaattgaaaaagtgtAGGGGGGGTCTTAAAACTTTCCAAGTGAACTCTTTGTTGCCTATATTATATGCGTGTTGGCTAttctacaaacatttttgttactttgtttgtatgtgtgtatgtgtatcacCTTAAAGCCAGCTTTAGCTCCAGACTGCAAGTCAGACTCAATGTTTCCTGGATCCAAGTAAGCAATGCTCATCAAAAACCCTGGTCCAGTGAATGCCCAGAGTTTACGGAAACTGAAACTCTGCATAGAAGAACAAGAAAtcttgatgtttttatatttatgttgcaATTTGTATAAAATTGCTTAGTACAATTTTGCTTTCTACAACTACAGAAAGCAAAATTCAGATAATCAGTTCAATAGGGCCAAAGaaacatatttcacaaaatgtataatcttTCTATATTGACAATGACAATAAGCCAAAAGAACAAGCTTTAGTTTTGTTTCctaaacaaaaatcaaacagcTGTAATAAGTACCTGGTTGACACTCTCAGGAATGGGCACCTTATCTTCAAAGTACGTGGAAAAGGCATTCTCTTGAGCTTCAGGTGAAGCAGGGGGCGAGATGGAGCTGTACTGGTTTGTATGGACTCCATTCTCCTCAGGGGAGTCCTCTAATCAACCCACACATAAGGAAAAGAGATGAGCGTAAAACTAAGAGAATCAGCCTGTCTATGCCTTACATTGTTTTAAGTGACTCATTTTTTAACGCTTTTACATCCAATTCCAGTTGGTGCTTAAAGATAGATTGTCTTATCTTACTGTACTAATGCACCTAATGTATTCTAAGACGAACAAGCAAACCTGAagtcaaatgtaaaatacatattttgttcCATAACATGCTTTGTTATCATGTAAATAAAGAATTGTTTGTAATCATTTGTTGTGCTAATCTAAGACTTTTGCAAAAGCATTTGTGTCACTTTAAAACCACCCTTTCCAATTGACTGCAGCATGGCAGGGGAAAACACTTTCAAATCCTTCTTTATGttaaaacaatcaaaaagtAACTTTACGTAGAGATTatgtttacagattttttaCCTTTGCAAATGGACATTTTCAGGTTTCCTAAATCATCTtcacagaacacaaacactgctttaaTTAATCTTTAGTTAGGAAATGCTTGAGCCAAACAATCTA
This genomic interval from Channa argus isolate prfri chromosome 5, Channa argus male v1.0, whole genome shotgun sequence contains the following:
- the LOC137128101 gene encoding natural resistance-associated macrophage protein 2-like isoform X1 — protein: MKTEQDGEVFEEDSPEENGVHTNQYSSISPPASPEAQENAFSTYFEDKVPIPESVNQSFSFRKLWAFTGPGFLMSIAYLDPGNIESDLQSGAKAGFKLLWVLLVSTIIGLLLQRLAARLGVVTGMHLAEVCNRQYPTVPRIILWLMVELAIIGSDMQEVIGCAIALNLLSVGRIPLWAGVLITITDTFVFLFLDKYGLRKLEAFFGFLITVMGLSFGYEYVLVKPDQGELLKGMFLPYCAGCGPVQLEQAVGVVGAVIMPHNIYLHSALVKSREVDRKNKKEVKEANKYFFIESSIALFVSFLINVFVVAVFAEAFYDKTNIEVSEKCNASGIPHTNVFPYNNDTLEVDIYKGGVVLGCVFGPAALYIWAIGILAAGQSSTMTGTYSGQFVMEGFLNLRWSRFARVLLTRSIAITPTLLVAIFQDVRHLTGMNDFLNVLQSMQLPFALIPILTFTSMTSIMNDFANALWWKISGGVVILVVCAINVYFVVVYVTSLNSVLLYVFAALLSVAYLCFVGYLAWYCLIALGVSCLDFGSRMQTGLSRPIDIYLLNDMDTDALVER
- the LOC137128101 gene encoding natural resistance-associated macrophage protein 2-like isoform X2; protein product: MKRVKNEKSKLKDSPEENGVHTNQYSSISPPASPEAQENAFSTYFEDKVPIPESVNQSFSFRKLWAFTGPGFLMSIAYLDPGNIESDLQSGAKAGFKLLWVLLVSTIIGLLLQRLAARLGVVTGMHLAEVCNRQYPTVPRIILWLMVELAIIGSDMQEVIGCAIALNLLSVGRIPLWAGVLITITDTFVFLFLDKYGLRKLEAFFGFLITVMGLSFGYEYVLVKPDQGELLKGMFLPYCAGCGPVQLEQAVGVVGAVIMPHNIYLHSALVKSREVDRKNKKEVKEANKYFFIESSIALFVSFLINVFVVAVFAEAFYDKTNIEVSEKCNASGIPHTNVFPYNNDTLEVDIYKGGVVLGCVFGPAALYIWAIGILAAGQSSTMTGTYSGQFVMEGFLNLRWSRFARVLLTRSIAITPTLLVAIFQDVRHLTGMNDFLNVLQSMQLPFALIPILTFTSMTSIMNDFANALWWKISGGVVILVVCAINVYFVVVYVTSLNSVLLYVFAALLSVAYLCFVGYLAWYCLIALGVSCLDFGSRMQTGLSRPIDIYLLNDMDTDALVER